The Papaver somniferum cultivar HN1 chromosome 6, ASM357369v1, whole genome shotgun sequence genome segment GCACAAATAACAGGGTTTCAAAGAGATAGGCAGCTTACTAACCTGTGCAGCATGAAGTATAAAATAAGCAaacaaatattcaagagattttgTGAGCTTAAAACTCTTGTGACTAAGGTTTCTGTGGTAACAAAGACTTATCCCTAAATAATTTGTCAGAAAAGCCAATATCCAAAAAACCCAAAATGCATTCCAAGTAAAGTAGAACGGAGCAACTACGACACCTATGTGTTCCACTATTATTGCACCCAAGTTCACGGCATCTCTGAAATAATCCAATATTATTTTTCGAAGAACCAGCTGATCATTCTTGGTGTGCTGCAACTCTACCACACTCTTCGGATTATAAACAGGTTCTACAGACATTTTAGATGCACACTTATTAATTAAGCTCCCACTATGGTTCTCCTAGCTAACTTGGTTTCTTATTCAAATTGATGAAGCAGAGTAATATTTATCCGCTAGTCTTTTTTGAAAAGTAATATTTATCCCTATTCTGATATCACGTATACGCATTTCCAAATATGCACGCATCACGCATTTCTAAATACGGTTAATTCTCGTGTATAATTGACGGAGAGATGAGAAGAAGGGGCTTGCAGCTACAACGAAGATGGCAGGTTGACACGTTATATATAGTAGGAGTGAGGAATTCATTTGCGTCTATTTCTCACATCTAATACTGTGAGAAAGAATTAGGATTGTTAAAGTTAAAAGCTTAAACCAAGTTGTCCCCGCTGATCATCTCACTTGAACTTGCTTGCTAAAGCGCAAAGTCGAGGCCCCCGTGGGTGCAGTAGATATCGCCAAATGGACTCCCCGAAATCATAAGACGCAATAATGAAGtattttgagaatgatgagtCTCACATGAAAATCATGACCCACCCGAAAGACAATTCAAGTGACTGAGcgtttttgagagagtttgattTGTCGTTCAATTAATAATTTTGTATTGATAAGATATACGTGTTCGGCACCGCTGGATTTGTTGCATACTTTTGCATGTGGTAATGGAATCTCACGGGTTTAATTAACTTCGAAAACCGGCTTCCGGGGAATACCCGAGGATAATGTGGGATACTGGGACTATTTctaatacttggttattagtcTCCACTGATTGTATAGTTAAATATTCCTCGTTTCCCTGCTTGGATTCGATGGACGTCCCTTACCAATTCAGTGTTACTTAAGGATGACCCAAAGCCATAATGTCCTTTGTTTCATGTTCAAACAGGGGATCGGATATCTGTTTGCAAAAATAACCTTAGACTCCTACCATAAAAACAAAAGCACAACAAGAGCAAACTGCAGTTGATAAAGTTTACTACTATAAACGACTACTAACAAGCATAGTGGCTCTACACATTTCGCGTGCTGATTTCCGCGCACCCTTAAACCTTACTAATGAGAAAGAAATTCCCTGAAGTACTTGAGTTTTTAGGAAATTCAAGTACTTGTTATAAGCATCAGCATGTAGATTTAGTACTACTATTCTCCAGCTGATCAAATTGAGTAGTGTTTTTGAAAGATAGTTTTAGTTTTTGAATCTCAGTAGGGACTTTGACATCTTTTGCTAATCCGAGATATGCAAGTAGCTGTAAAATGTACCAAGGTACGTCCAACTGCCACCATTCCAGTCCTAAACGAGCTGAGAACTCAAAAGCATGATGGTTGTTGTGCCAACCTTCACCATGTCCTAATAACCCCATCAACCAATTGTTCTTGGATAAATCTCTTGTGTTCCATGGCCTTTTTCCCCATATGTGACATACTGAATTCACCATGAACGTGCTATGATGTCCAACTGCGATTCTAACACCCTGAAAATAAAATTGTGAAAATTAAAATGGAAAACAAAAGTTAGAATTTTCAAATAAATTAAGAGAGATTAAGCAGAGGGATGCCAGAAAGttgcaaaaacaaagaaaatcagCCAGCAAGTGCTGATTCTAGTATAACATATTAGCCTGGGCCAATTTTGCAGAATATTAGAGACGACATATATGCCTGTGTACTTCATACTTACCATTCCCCAGATAAGGTGTGGTAATCCTCCTACGACGTACAACAGAAGTGCAAGTCCAACTATATGAAGTAAGTGTGTTCTTCGTAGGAACCTGTAGTAGACTTGCTTTTCTAAATCCATGACATTGTTTGGTTCCCCGCACTGCAAAACATGCAATGTTTCAAAGAAATATCCAACTTCATTAATTTATGTGCTAAATACGTCAACTTAAGCAGAGAGAGGCAAACCTTTTCCTTGAGATAGTTGTGATGAAAAATCCAATTCATGTGGCTGAACCAAAATCCTTCAATTGGACTATGTGGATCTCGGTCAGAATCCGTGAACTGATGGTGGTAGCGGTGAATGCTTACCCAAAACATTGGGTCTCCCTGATGAGAAATTTCAACAACAAGCATAGGTAAAGCGAAAAACAATCAACAAATAGATGAAAAAAATGTGGTGATAGTTAAAGAGATGTAACCTGGGCAGCGTGTAGTCCAAAATATGCAAACAAGTATTCAAGCGGTTTTGTGAGCTTAAAACTCTTGTGACTGAGGTTTCTATGGTAAGAAAGACTAATCCCAAGATGCAATGTCACAAGATACAATATCACTGCAACCCGAAATGCATCCCAAGTGAAGTAAAAAGGAGCAGCTAAGACCCCTATATGTTCTACAATTTCTAAAACCAAATCCACCACATCTCTGAAATCCCATTTTGTTTTCGAACGGATCAGCTTTTTCTTCATCAATTGTTGCAACTGCACCATGCCCTCTGGATTATAGACAGTTTCCACAGCTGCCATTGGATACTTAATTTGTTGTTGAGTTCGCTTTGTCCTATATTTTCTTGAACTCGGATTTTTTAATTCATTTATATACGTTCCTGAGATTCATTCACCGTCATGCATTACTCGAACCCACACCTGTTATATGGTTGTCCACGTTCACCATCATAGTCTGCAATATGGAGTTTGGAATGAACCATGAAGCAATCAATGTTACCAGGTATGAAAACCTTATCCATTGCATAAATTGCACCATACTTCAATAAACGCAACATTGTGGATCTGGTTAGACGTTAAAGATGGCTTCTGATCAACTTTGTGTAATTAAGAGCTGAGAGTAGAGGCTAAAATATTTAATTGACCATGACATTCAACCAGTTAAAATGTATCATTTGAAGCCGTTGGAGTTGAGGTAGCTAGGATAGAATTCACTGAATGTATTTATATAAAAACAGAGCTTTTTGAAGCCACGTGGTTAACCGGAGCTTTtcgttgattctggccccactaTTCTAAATTTTAGTCAATAGAATTTCAAGAGAATTTTTTGGACCCACGAAATATCATTTAGCCAATCACATTCTAGAAAAGCTAAAAGACTATGGCTCTTATTGATGCTGTTGAGAAGCTAAAAGACCCTCAATGTGAACTGCTCTTGTTTAGAAATTGTAGGAGTGGGTCGCGACTTTACTTCGCTCTGAGAACCACTAGACCTGAATTTGTACTCGAAGCTCAAGATTTATTTGACAATCGACTGTTTCAATTCCTTAGTCCATTATTACTGGTGACGGCCCTGGCTACAAACTTCTTCAGCATAGACTTTCTACTTTTCCATTCAAACATGGAGGTATGGGTGTGTATACTATGCAAGACACTAAGCATTATTGTTTTTTCGCTTCGTGCTTACAGACTCTAGATTTGCAGTCCACTATTCTCAGACGTTCAGGTGCCGATGGCAGTAGCCTTTTTTTTTCAGCGAGCATTGGAATCCTTTAATTCTCTATGTGGAAATGTTTCTCCTATTTGCATTGGTAACTTTGCCACTCATTCTATGAACTCCTTGGCAACTATTTACTTTGATGCTCTGAAGAAGAATTTACCCACCAACTTTGTTCTGTCTGAACGTGATTCCGTGCTTTGGCAATGCAACCAAACAAAACACGCATGGGATTTCCTACTTGCGATTCCTAGTATGGGTCACAATCAAGTTATTGGAGCTAGGAAATTTAGTGCAGTTCTCCGATACATGTTAGGGATCCCTTTATTTGAGGATGATGGCGCTTGTCCCTTTTGTAAAAGAGATATGGATGTCTTCGGTGATCATGCCTTGCATTGTGCGAATGAAGTTGGGCTTAAGTTTAGACATGATTTGGTGCGTGACATTATTGCTGATATGTGTTTCCGAGCAGGTGTGCCTGCTAGGAAGGAAGTTGACTTGGGTTTTCTTGCGAATGACCGCACTGCTTT includes the following:
- the LOC113291368 gene encoding palmitoyl-monogalactosyldiacylglycerol delta-7 desaturase, chloroplastic-like, whose amino-acid sequence is MAAVETVYNPEGMVQLQQLMKKKLIRSKTKWDFRDVVDLVLEIVEHIGVLAAPFYFTWDAFRVAVILYLVTLHLGISLSYHRNLSHKSFKLTKPLEYLFAYFGLHAAQGDPMFWVSIHRYHHQFTDSDRDPHSPIEGFWFSHMNWIFHHNYLKEKCGEPNNVMDLEKQVYYRFLRRTHLLHIVGLALLLYVVGGLPHLIWGMGVRIAVGHHSTFMVNSVCHIWGKRPWNTRDLSKNNWLMGLLGHGEGWHNNHHAFEFSARLGLEWWQLDVPWYILQLLAYLGLAKDVKVPTEIQKLKLSFKNTTQFDQLENSSTKSTC